The following proteins come from a genomic window of Malus domestica chromosome 02, GDT2T_hap1:
- the LOC103416090 gene encoding disease resistance protein RPV1-like encodes MPITVDTSMTAHEASSSSSSKSKLWKYDVFLSFRGEDTRYGFTSHLHEALKARGYRVFIDEDDLQRGEEIKELLKVIEESMISIIIFSRRYADSSWCLDELVKIMECTDELGRHVLPIFYHVDPSHVRKQDGDLAEAFQKHEKDIREEKDDKKREAKQERVRQWREALTKAANLSGHHHKIANNGGEAEFIKKIIDENICEWLTNTNELHVAKHIVGINSHVQDIISYLSSGGSNDVLMVGIWGMGGLGKTTAAKAIYNQIHPQFELKSFLADVRDATSKHDLVDVQKKLISDILKKKHEISCVAEGIGLIKQQFRHRKILVIVDNIDKKEQLDAIVGSHDWFGPGSRIVITTRDERLLLNVNKTFQAKKMNEEEALELFSWHAFKNSCPNQGYLEVSEKFVSYCGGLPLALEVLGSLLIKRSLEEWESQLEKLGRYPDGNIVNRLRISFDGLDPSEKAIFLDISCFFIGMDKNYVTKVLDGCGLFASIGISVLRERCLITVEDNKLNMHDLLREMARVIVSEKSLGHPEKWSRLWNRQEAAEVLRNKSGTEEVEGLALNFPFTLSSSMPSFSTEAFANMKKLKFLHLKYVQLEGEYKRLPKELIWLCWEGCPLESIAYDFFDQPRLVILDMKYSKLVQVWEGYKLLERLKILNLSHSLFLIKSPDLSQVPNLEELILENCRSLSKIHPSIGQLQKLSLVNLSECVKLSSLPRDFYKLKSVETLLLNSCLEFREVHEDLGEMISLRILEADNTAISQIPSSTVRLKNLILLSLDGAELEHDAIPQDLGSLISLQVLDLQGNDFHTLPSLSGLTKLETLSLNNCFNLRTIPDLPTNLNFLYADNCHALETMPDFSEMSKMTELSVRDSHKLTEIPGLDKSLNFMTLIDMRDCTNLTTDFVKNILQGWTLCGFGGVLLSGNFVPDWFEFVNQSSTVSFDIPPNDGCTFEGLTLCFLIKHVLGGKFGITVINNTKCTKLQAYLCSIYGNTPILWQGQLSNDKLKLQSGDKVEVQLSVNSCFRPSIRTMVNLVWNKPMKENTHDLDQASYVFDQHPARFYEKSSDNSEPSYDYDLSHHIQPQTRSENLSVLFQPQGSAVNDRGDQIADPMEEDFLTRLSQSHHWKPQGSAVNDRGDQISDPMDEDLRTCLSLSIHHWKPQRPAVCDRGDQISDPMDEDPLTRLSLSLDYSSSTCSGNI; translated from the exons ATGCCCATAACGGTGGATACCTCCATGACAGCCCACGAAGCCTCCTCTTCGTCCTCCTCCAAGTCCAAACTCTGGAAGTACGACGTATTCTTGAGCTTCAGGGGCGAGGACACACGCTATGGCTTCACGAGCCACCTCCACGAGGCATTAAAAGCCAGAGGTTACCGGGTCTTTATTGATGAGGACGATCTACAAAGAGGGGAAGAAATAAAAGAACTGTTAAAGGTAATCGAAGAGTCGATGATCTCTATCATTATCTTCTCAAGGAGATATGCGGATTCGAGTTGGTGTCTTGACGAGCTGGTGAAGATCATGGAGTGTACAGACGAACTGGGGCGACATGTTTTACCAATATTCTATCACGTTGATCCTTCGCATGTCAGGAAGCAGGACGGAGATTTAGCCGAAGCATTTCAGAAGCACGAAAAGGACATCCGTGAAGAAAAAGATGACAAGAAACGTGAAGCTAAACAAGAAAGGGTAAGGCAGTGGAGAGAGGCTCTCACAAAGGCTGCAAATTTGTCTGGCCACCATCATAAAATCGCTAACAATGG GGGCGAAGCAgagttcattaaaaaaattattgatgAGAATATTTGTGAATGGCTCACCAACACTAACGAATTACATGTGGCCAAGCACATAGTTGGAATCAATTCACACGTTCAAGATATTATCAGTTATCTTTCAAGTGGTGGATCAAATGATGTTCTTATGGTTGGAATTTGGGGGATGGGTGGATTGGGTAAAACAACAGCTGCCAAAGCCATTTATAACCAAATTCATCCTCAGTTTGAATTGAAAAGTTTCCTTGCCGACGTTCGCGATGCTACAAGTAAACATGATCTGGTTGATGtgcaaaaaaaacttatttctgACATCTTGAAAAAGAAGCATGAAATAAGCTGTGTTGCCGAAGGTATAGGTCTGATAAAACAACAATTTCGACATAGAAAGATACTTGTCATCGTGGACAACATTGATAAAAAGGAACAACTGGATGCAATAGTTGGAAGTCATGATTGGTTTGGTCCTGGAAGTAGAATTGTCATAACGACACGAGATGAACGTCTACTACTAAATGTGAACAAAACATTTCAGGCTAAGAAAatgaatgaagaagaagctcttgAGCTATTTAGTTGGCATGCCTTTAAAAATAGTTGTCCTAATCAAGGATATCTTGAAGTTTCAGAAAAATTTGTTTCTTACTGTGGAGGTTTACCACTAGCGCTTGAAGTTTTAGGATCTCTTTTGATTAAAAGATCGTTGGAAGAGTGGGAAAGTCAATTGGAGAAATTGGGAAGATATCCAGATGGAAACATTGTAAATCGACTCAGAATAAGCTTTGACGGGCTAGATCCTTCAGAGAAGGCTATATTTCTTGACAtatcttgtttctttattgGAATGGACAAGAATTATGTCACAAAAGTATTAGATGGATGTGGACTTTTTGCATCAATAGGAATCAGTGTCCTCCGTGAACGATGCCTTATAACTGTTGAAGACAACAAGTTGAATATGCATGATTTGCTGCGAGAAATGGCCAGAGTAATCGTTTCTGAAAAATCTCTTGGTCACCCTGAAAAATGGAGTAGGTTGTGGAATCGTCAAGAGGCCGCCGAAGTCTTGAGAAATAAATCT GGAACTGAAGAAGTTGAAGGACTTGCTCTAAATTTCCCTTTTACTCTAAGCTCTAGCATGCCTAGTTTCAGTACAGAAGCATTTGCCAATATGAAGAAACTGAAATTCCTTCATCTCAAATATGTTCAGCTCGAGGGAGAATACAAACGTCTTCCCAAAGAGTTAATATGGTTGTGTTGGGAAGGATGCCCTTTAGAGTCCATAGCATATGACTTTTTTGATCAACCAAGACTAGTTATTTTAGATATGAAGTATAGCAAACTGGTACAAGTTTGGGAGGGTTATAAG TTGCTAGAGAGGTTGAAAATCCTGAATCTCAGTCATTccctatttttaattaaatcacCGGACCTTTCACAAGTCCCaaatcttgaagagttgatactGGAAAATTGTAGGAGTTTGTCCAAGATTCACCCCTCCATTGGTCAACTTCAAAAACTTTCTTTGGTGAACCTTAGCGAATGCGTTAAGCTTAGTTCTCTTCCAAGGGATTTCTATAAGTTGAAATCTGTTGAGACTCTTCTTCTTAATAGCTGTTTAGAATTCAGAGAAGTGCATGAGGATTTAGGGGAGATGATATCATTGAGAATACTTGAAGCAGATAATACAGCCATATCACAAATACCATCTTCCACAGTTAGATTGAAGAATCTCATTCTTTTATCCCTAGATGGTGCGGAATTAGAACATGATGCAATCCCTCAGGATCTTGGGAGTCTAATTTCTTTACAAGTTTTGGATCTTCAAGGGAATGATTTTCATACCCTACCCAGCCTAAGTGGTCTTACaaagcttgaaacattgagtTTAAATAACTGCTTTAACCTTCGTACAATCCCTGATTTACCaacaaatttgaattttctGTATGCCGATAATTGCCATGCATTGGAAACAATGCCCGATTTTTCGGAAATGTCAAAGATGACAGAGTTGAGTGTAAGAGATTCGCACAAACTCACTGAGATTCCAGGCTTGGATAAGTCATTAAACTTCATGACATTGATTGATATGAGGGATTGCACCAATCTCACAACTGATTTTGTGAAGAACATCCTACAG GGATGGACTCTGTGCGGATTTGGTGGCGTTTTACTCTCTGGGAATTTTGTTCCTGATTGGTTTGAGTTTGTTAACCAGAGCAGTACAGTCAGTTTTGATATTCCCCCGAATGATGGTTGTACTTTTGAAGGGTTGACTCTGTGCTTCTTGATAAAACATGTACTTGGAGGTAAATTTGGCATTACTGTTATAAATAATACCAAGTGTACAAAGTTGCAGGCTTACTTATGCAGCATATATGGGAATACGCCTATACTTTGGCAAGGACAACTATCGAACGATAAGCTGAAATTGCAAAGTGGGGATAAAGTTGAAGTTCAACTTTCAGTAAATTCTTGTTTTAGGCCATCAATTAGAACAATGGTTAATCTAGTGTGGAACAAACCTATGAAGGAAAATACGCATGATTTGGACCAAGCTAGTTATGTTTTTGACCAACATCCAGCTCGGTTCTATGAGAAGTCATCTGATAATTCTGAGCCATCTTATGATTATGATCTCA GCCATCATATTCAGCCTCAAACTCGTTCTGAGAATCTCTCAGTACTCTTCCAGCCACAGGGTTCGGCAGTCAATGACAGAGGAGATCAGATAGCCGACCCAATGGAGGAAGATTTTCTTACGCGCCTTTCTCAGTCTCATCATTGGAAGCCACAGGGTTCGGCGGTCAACGACAGAGGAGATCAGATATCTGACCCAATGGACGAAGATCTTCGTACGTGTCTTTCTTTATCTATTCATCATTGGAAGCCACAACGTCCGGCAGTCTGTGATAGAGGAGATCAGATATCCGACCCAATGGACGAAGATCCTCTTACGCGCCTCTCTTTGTCTCTTGATTATTCATCATCTACTTGTTCAGGTAACATTTAG